A window from Cryptomeria japonica chromosome 1, Sugi_1.0, whole genome shotgun sequence encodes these proteins:
- the LOC131070901 gene encoding E3 ubiquitin-protein ligase SGR9, amyloplastic, whose protein sequence is MAVCNGELASSILQRLLTMKSQELWSLVEILACESMMHSQRLWSILQSPLRVENLIGHINTLSAEQKKLLVGRVALSLLRKICAFMEDDNENAPLHEQEAPKSHLGNRAPRNFNHKTIKISSWNEPASELCHTDAALVLLIVAEAHEQECKESVKKWEGDGRFLYVDEMKLSPRRYLYENILKMAYSVPGLMVDEVGLRSYIDLVCRYVRLLGLFMSESECESLSPPASAATILSLPSAIYTGEGSQITICSICGDALESRLSVASCLPCSHVYHWECIHSWLKTRNTCPLCRHELPTDDVFYEVARHLKCFM, encoded by the coding sequence ATGGCAGTTTGCAATGGAGAGCTCGCGAGTTCGATCCTCCAGAGACTCCTCACCATGAAAAGCCAAGAATTGTGGAGTCTGGTAGAGATTTTAGCCTGTGAATCGATGATGCATTCACAGAGGCTTTGGTCAATTTTGCAATCGCCTCTCCGAGTTGAGAATCTAATTGGGCATATAAACACACTGTCTGCTGAACAAAAGAAACTGCTGGTTGGGCGAGTCGCTCTTTCCTTGCTTAGAAAAATCTGTGCTTTCATGGAGGATGATAATGAGAATGCTCCTCTACACGAACAAGAGGCTCCAAAATCTCATCTTGGAAACAGGGCACCCAGGAATTTTAACCACAAAACCATAAAAATCTCATCTTGGAATGAACCAGCATCTGAGTTGTGTCACACAGACGCTGCACTAGTGTTGCTCATTGTAGCTGAAGCCCATGAGCAGGAATGCAAGGAATCTGTGAAGAAATGGGAGGGGGATGGAAGGTTTCTTTATGTCGATGAAATGAAATTATCACCCAGAAGATACCTGTATGAGAACATTCTGAAGATGGCTTACAGTGTGCCTGGATTGATGGTTGATGAAGTTGGGTTGAGGTCATATATTGACCTAGTTTGCAGATATGTGAGGCTTCTTGGGTTATTCATGTCTGAATCAGAGTGTGAGTCTCTGTCTCCTCCTGCATCTGCTGCAACTATTCTGTCTCTTCCCTCTGCTATTTACACAGGTGAAGGAAGTCAGATTACAATTTGTTCAATATGTGGGGATGCTTTGGAGAGTAGATTGAGTGTTGCAAGCTGCTTGCCATGCTCTCATGTTTATCATTGGGAATGTATTCATTCATGGCTGAAAACCAGGAATACTTGTCCTCTCTGTAGGCATGAGCTGCCCACTGATGATGTCTTCTATGAAGTTGCAAGACACCTGAAATGCTTCATGTAG